A single region of the Leptothrix cholodnii SP-6 genome encodes:
- a CDS encoding FAD-dependent oxidoreductase: MSQRLQIGIAGAGVLGRLAAWALAEAGHHVTVFDPADGPAPRQDGRGAAGYTAAGMLSPLAELDNASAEVALLGWQSIAIWSRVAERLTAAHAGSEPAPLLFRQLGSLMVAHGSDLGAAERVLARLRGATDLHAAMPQAQALDRPALRELEPALDPQLRAWLLPGEGQILPAPMLSALAASARGVDWRWGCSADEVAPGRITLADGTWHDCDQALDLRGLGARPALPLRGVRGEVVWLHAPGVALQRPVRLLHPRHRVYIVPRPGDLFVVGASEIESEDRSPVSLRSAVELMAAAHSVISGLAEARIVHLETNLRPALPDNEPRIEAEPGLLRINGLFRHGWLLAPALLRDGLRRAGLVNALENGAP; this comes from the coding sequence ATGAGCCAGCGACTGCAAATAGGCATTGCCGGTGCCGGCGTGCTGGGCCGACTGGCGGCCTGGGCGCTGGCCGAGGCCGGCCATCACGTGACGGTGTTCGACCCGGCCGACGGCCCGGCGCCGCGCCAGGACGGCCGCGGTGCCGCCGGCTACACCGCCGCGGGCATGTTGAGCCCGCTGGCCGAGCTCGACAACGCCAGCGCCGAGGTGGCGTTGCTGGGCTGGCAGTCGATCGCGATCTGGTCGCGGGTGGCCGAACGATTGACCGCCGCCCACGCAGGCAGCGAGCCCGCACCGCTGCTGTTTCGCCAGCTCGGCAGCCTGATGGTGGCGCACGGCAGCGACCTCGGCGCGGCCGAGCGCGTGCTGGCGCGGCTGCGTGGCGCGACCGATCTGCACGCGGCGATGCCACAGGCGCAGGCGCTCGATCGCCCCGCGCTGCGCGAACTCGAGCCCGCGCTTGACCCGCAGTTGCGCGCCTGGCTGCTGCCCGGCGAGGGCCAGATCCTGCCCGCGCCAATGCTGAGCGCGCTGGCGGCGTCGGCGCGTGGTGTCGACTGGCGCTGGGGCTGCAGCGCCGACGAGGTGGCGCCCGGGCGCATCACGCTGGCCGACGGCACCTGGCACGACTGCGACCAGGCACTCGACCTGCGCGGCCTGGGCGCCCGCCCCGCCCTGCCCCTGCGTGGCGTGCGCGGCGAGGTGGTCTGGCTGCACGCGCCCGGCGTGGCGCTGCAGCGGCCGGTGCGGCTGCTGCACCCGCGCCACCGGGTCTACATCGTGCCGCGGCCGGGGGATCTGTTCGTGGTCGGCGCCAGCGAGATCGAGAGCGAGGACCGCTCGCCCGTCAGCCTGCGCAGCGCGGTCGAGCTGATGGCCGCCGCGCACAGCGTGATCAGCGGCCTGGCGGAAGCGCGCATCGTGCACCTCGAGACCAATCTGCGCCCGGCGCTGCCCGACAACGAGCCGCGCATCGAAGCCGAGCCGGGCCTGCTGCGCATCAACGGCCTGTTCCGCCACGGCTGGCTGCTGGCGCCCGCGCTGCTGCGCGACGGCCTGCGGCGGGCCGGGCTGGTGAATGCGTTGGAGAATGGCGCCCCATGA
- the thiS gene encoding sulfur carrier protein ThiS, whose protein sequence is MKTLETIAAVDPSIAVTLNGAPCQVDAGTPLGELLARHPETATLAPQAYASAVNGAFVARARRERHMLQAGDAVTVFQAIVGG, encoded by the coding sequence ATGAAAACGCTCGAAACGATCGCTGCCGTCGATCCGTCGATCGCCGTCACCTTGAACGGCGCGCCTTGCCAGGTCGACGCCGGCACGCCGCTGGGCGAACTGCTCGCCCGGCACCCCGAGACCGCCACGCTCGCGCCGCAGGCCTACGCCAGCGCCGTCAACGGCGCGTTCGTGGCGCGCGCCAGACGCGAGCGACACATGCTGCAGGCGGGCGACGCGGTCACGGTCTTCCAGGCCATCGTCGGAGGTTGA
- a CDS encoding thiazole synthase yields MHDTTSRPPATTPIPQPWTLYGITLHSRLLLGTAGYPSPQVLGDAIVASGTQIVTVGLKRTLAAGGDNGFVGMIRQTLRERGARLLPNTAGCRTAAEAITLAEMARELYDTAWLKLEVVGDEHTLQPDPWELVEAAAVLVREGFEVFPYCTDDLVTCQRLLDVGCQVLMPWGAPIGSGQGLINPWALRTLRARLPGVPLIVDAGIGAPAHAAQALEMGYDGVLLNSAVAQARDPVRMAAAFGHAVSAGRLGYEAGVMAPQAMAVASTPVGGRPFLID; encoded by the coding sequence ATGCACGACACCACCAGCCGCCCCCCGGCCACCACCCCGATCCCGCAGCCGTGGACGCTCTACGGCATCACGCTGCACAGCCGCCTGCTGCTGGGCACGGCGGGTTATCCGTCGCCGCAGGTGCTGGGTGATGCGATCGTCGCCTCGGGCACGCAGATCGTCACCGTCGGCTTGAAGCGCACGCTGGCCGCGGGCGGCGACAACGGCTTCGTCGGCATGATCCGCCAGACCCTGCGCGAGCGCGGCGCCCGGCTGCTGCCCAACACCGCCGGCTGCCGCACCGCCGCCGAGGCCATCACGCTGGCCGAGATGGCACGCGAGCTCTACGACACCGCCTGGCTCAAGCTCGAGGTGGTGGGCGACGAGCACACGCTGCAGCCCGATCCGTGGGAGCTGGTCGAGGCCGCCGCGGTGCTGGTGCGCGAGGGTTTCGAGGTCTTTCCCTACTGCACCGACGACCTCGTCACCTGCCAGCGCCTGCTCGACGTCGGCTGCCAGGTGCTGATGCCGTGGGGCGCGCCGATCGGCTCCGGCCAGGGCCTGATCAATCCGTGGGCGCTGCGCACGCTGCGCGCGCGGCTGCCGGGTGTGCCGCTGATCGTCGACGCCGGCATCGGCGCGCCGGCACACGCGGCGCAGGCGCTGGAGATGGGCTACGACGGCGTGCTGCTCAACTCGGCGGTGGCGCAGGCACGCGATCCGGTGCGCATGGCGGCGGCCTTCGGTCATGCCGTCAGCGCCGGTCGGCTAGGCTACGAGGCTGGCGTGATGGCGCCGCAAGCGATGGCCGTGGCCAGCACGCCGGTGGGCGGGCGGCCTTTCCTGATCGACTGA
- a CDS encoding bifunctional hydroxymethylpyrimidine kinase/phosphomethylpyrimidine kinase produces the protein MQAANPNTNTSTDLDTPPGATRRPIVWSISSNDASGAAGLSADARVAAAFGVHLCPIVACVTSQNSLSIEHITPISATLLDAQLDTLAADMPPDAIKTGMLGSAELVAVVARWVDRLRRRNPHLPLVVDPMLRAGTGTGSAFADALLLAAYQDDLLPRATVITPNRREARALLDHDDSGNLPIQPDAVAPRGTDHAAVAARLGPAPELAAVPAMARALRAAGAKAVCITGGHGDDNGSDSTAHNPAGLVLDWLDSELAQGWIALPKVETRNYRGSGNTHATALAAALARGFVDADAAVLAKMASTAALRHGYAAGAGVGPVGTAEGFITDASLLPRMSWGNDAQALAIAAAGTATAGQPLRSGYYALVDDATRIPAILAAASSDLCALQLRIKREAHSDLDDAAFQDHVQTQIAGAAAQLRGSAIALIVNDHWPTAAAALARRGDALAGVELGVHLGQADLEILGPDGRAALRQAVTGQQPGAAPLALGISSHSLWELARAASLAPSYIACGPVWPTLTKAMPWRAQGLDNLRWWSAMAPAPVVAIGGVLQPDQARDCVAAGASAVCLVRALDGDALAGWPAWREAWQRGREATATQPAVAWPHPSLDAATAH, from the coding sequence ATGCAAGCAGCAAACCCGAACACGAACACCTCGACGGACCTCGACACGCCCCCCGGCGCGACGCGGCGCCCGATCGTCTGGAGCATCTCGAGCAATGACGCCAGCGGCGCCGCCGGCCTGAGCGCCGATGCGCGCGTGGCCGCCGCCTTCGGCGTCCACCTGTGCCCGATCGTGGCCTGCGTGACGTCGCAGAACTCGCTGTCGATCGAGCACATCACGCCGATCAGCGCGACCCTGCTCGACGCCCAGCTCGACACGCTGGCCGCCGACATGCCGCCCGACGCCATCAAGACCGGCATGCTCGGCAGCGCCGAACTGGTGGCGGTGGTGGCCCGCTGGGTCGACCGGCTGCGCCGCCGCAACCCCCACCTGCCGCTGGTGGTCGATCCGATGCTGCGTGCCGGCACCGGCACCGGCTCGGCCTTTGCCGATGCGCTGCTGCTGGCCGCCTACCAGGACGACCTGCTGCCACGCGCCACCGTGATCACGCCGAACCGGCGCGAGGCGCGCGCCCTGCTCGATCACGATGACAGCGGCAACCTGCCGATCCAGCCCGATGCGGTCGCGCCGCGCGGCACCGATCACGCAGCGGTCGCGGCCCGCCTGGGGCCGGCGCCCGAACTCGCCGCCGTGCCGGCGATGGCGCGCGCGCTGCGAGCGGCGGGCGCCAAGGCGGTCTGCATCACCGGCGGCCACGGTGACGACAACGGCAGCGACAGCACCGCCCACAACCCGGCCGGGCTGGTGCTCGACTGGCTCGACAGCGAGCTGGCCCAAGGCTGGATCGCGCTGCCGAAGGTCGAGACCCGCAACTACCGCGGCAGCGGCAACACCCACGCCACCGCGCTGGCCGCGGCGCTGGCACGCGGCTTCGTCGACGCCGATGCCGCGGTGCTGGCCAAGATGGCGAGCACCGCGGCACTGCGCCACGGTTACGCCGCCGGTGCGGGCGTCGGGCCGGTGGGCACGGCCGAAGGTTTCATCACCGATGCGAGCCTGCTGCCCCGCATGAGCTGGGGCAACGATGCGCAGGCGCTGGCGATCGCTGCAGCCGGCACCGCCACGGCCGGACAGCCGCTGCGCTCCGGTTATTACGCGCTGGTCGACGACGCCACGCGCATTCCCGCGATCCTGGCGGCCGCGTCGAGCGACCTGTGCGCGCTGCAGCTGCGCATCAAGCGCGAGGCCCATTCCGACCTCGACGACGCGGCCTTCCAGGACCACGTGCAGACCCAGATCGCTGGCGCGGCGGCGCAGTTGCGCGGCAGCGCCATCGCGCTGATCGTCAACGACCACTGGCCGACCGCCGCCGCCGCGCTCGCACGGCGCGGCGATGCGCTGGCTGGCGTCGAACTGGGCGTTCACCTCGGCCAGGCCGACCTCGAGATCCTCGGCCCCGACGGCCGCGCCGCACTGCGCCAGGCCGTCACCGGCCAGCAGCCGGGCGCTGCGCCGCTGGCGCTGGGCATCAGCTCGCACAGCCTGTGGGAGCTGGCACGTGCCGCCAGCCTGGCGCCCAGCTACATCGCCTGCGGCCCCGTCTGGCCGACGCTGACCAAGGCGATGCCGTGGCGCGCCCAGGGCCTCGACAACCTGCGCTGGTGGAGCGCGATGGCCCCCGCGCCGGTGGTCGCGATCGGCGGCGTGCTGCAGCCCGACCAGGCCCGGGACTGCGTGGCAGCCGGCGCAAGCGCGGTCTGCCTGGTGCGGGCGCTCGATGGCGACGCGCTGGCGGGATGGCCGGCCTGGCGTGAGGCCTGGCAGCGCGGGCGTGAAGCGACGGCCACGCAGCCGGCGGTCGCCTGGCCGCATCCGAGCCTGGACGCAGCGACGGCGCACTGA
- a CDS encoding class I SAM-dependent methyltransferase, giving the protein MPGYQIKLEDVAIGGVADVHIRCLLDRQQYADPLGAAAALGISSAAWPLFGMVWPSGLQLAAAVAQRPVRADERILEIGCGLALASLICHRRGSQVTASDCHPLAGEFLRQNLLLNHLPPLPYRHGDWGAPQEADLAPTCAQGPRLQGRYELIIGSDVLYERDDAGVLPQFIARHAAAVGEVLIVDPNRGNRSPFHRRMQAMGYTLQETRLLAPADAAGAIYRGRLLHYRRGLIAAH; this is encoded by the coding sequence ATGCCGGGTTACCAGATCAAGCTCGAGGACGTCGCCATCGGCGGCGTCGCCGACGTGCACATCCGTTGCCTGCTGGACCGCCAGCAATACGCCGATCCGCTCGGCGCAGCCGCCGCGCTGGGCATCTCGTCGGCGGCCTGGCCGCTGTTCGGCATGGTCTGGCCGTCGGGGCTGCAACTGGCGGCGGCGGTGGCGCAGCGGCCGGTGCGGGCCGACGAGCGCATCCTCGAGATCGGCTGCGGCCTGGCGCTGGCCAGCCTGATCTGCCATCGGCGCGGCTCGCAGGTCACGGCCAGCGACTGCCATCCGCTGGCCGGCGAGTTCCTGCGCCAGAACCTGCTGCTCAACCACCTGCCGCCGCTGCCCTATCGCCACGGCGACTGGGGCGCGCCGCAGGAGGCCGACCTGGCACCCACCTGCGCGCAGGGCCCGCGCCTGCAGGGCCGCTACGAGCTGATCATCGGCAGCGACGTGCTCTACGAGCGCGACGACGCCGGCGTGCTGCCGCAGTTCATCGCCCGCCATGCCGCCGCGGTGGGCGAGGTGCTGATCGTCGACCCGAACCGCGGCAACCGCTCGCCCTTCCATCGGCGCATGCAGGCGATGGGCTACACGCTGCAGGAAACCCGCCTGCTGGCACCGGCGGATGCGGCCGGCGCCATCTATCGGGGCCGGCTGCTGCACTACCGGCGCGGCCTGATCGCCGCCCATTGA
- a CDS encoding TetR/AcrR family transcriptional regulator: MPATPPPSPTAVSISAAAASDDTRAIETPVAPAHQRRKAERPHELVDAALDLFVEKGFAATRIDEVARRAGVSKGTLYLYYASKEELLKAVIRERLSTEIAAAALTVAEHRGSSADLLTGPLAAWWARVIASQASGVFKLIITEVRNFPEIAEFYRHEVIEPGHALIGRILQRGIDGGEFRPVDIDATVHSLLLPMVMLCIHRHSLGVCQPNEALQDPLVFIQHHMHLILRGLARPDQAPNAS; encoded by the coding sequence GTGCCTGCCACACCCCCGCCTTCGCCAACAGCCGTTTCGATTTCTGCCGCCGCGGCGTCCGACGACACCCGCGCGATCGAAACACCCGTCGCCCCCGCCCACCAGCGCCGCAAGGCCGAGCGCCCGCACGAGCTGGTCGATGCCGCGCTGGACCTGTTTGTCGAGAAGGGTTTCGCCGCCACCCGCATCGACGAGGTGGCGCGCCGCGCGGGTGTCTCCAAGGGCACGCTCTACCTCTACTACGCCAGCAAGGAAGAGCTGCTGAAGGCGGTGATCCGCGAGCGGCTGTCGACCGAGATCGCCGCCGCCGCGCTGACCGTGGCCGAGCACCGCGGCAGCAGTGCCGACCTGCTGACCGGCCCGCTGGCGGCCTGGTGGGCGCGCGTGATCGCCAGCCAGGCGTCGGGCGTGTTCAAGCTCATCATCACCGAGGTGCGCAACTTCCCCGAGATCGCCGAGTTCTATCGCCACGAGGTGATCGAGCCCGGCCACGCGCTGATCGGCCGGATCCTGCAGCGCGGCATCGACGGCGGCGAGTTCCGGCCCGTCGACATCGACGCCACGGTGCATTCGCTGCTGCTGCCGATGGTGATGCTGTGCATCCACCGCCACTCGCTGGGCGTCTGCCAGCCCAACGAGGCGCTGCAGGACCCGCTCGTGTTCATCCAGCACCACATGCACCTGATCCTGCGCGGGCTGGCCCGGCCGGACCAGGCGCCGAACGCAAGCTGA
- a CDS encoding protein-L-isoaspartate O-methyltransferase family protein, with the protein MNVEQARFNMIEQQIRPWDVLDSSVLSLLAVVKREDFVPAAHRSVAFMDLEVPLPGGQSMLAPRLEARLLQDLAPHRHEKVLEIGTGSGFMAALLAHKAQQVVSLETRPELVAMARENLRHAKIMNAEVRQADGSDAKAVAGPWDAIVLSGSVAEVPAALLQQLKVGGRLVAVVGQAPMMRATRVTRTGERDFRTEVLFDTVAPRLDGFGEPSRFSF; encoded by the coding sequence ATGAATGTCGAACAGGCCCGCTTCAACATGATCGAGCAGCAGATCCGCCCCTGGGATGTGCTGGACAGCTCGGTGCTGTCGCTGCTGGCGGTGGTCAAGCGCGAAGATTTCGTGCCCGCCGCACACCGCAGCGTCGCCTTCATGGACCTGGAGGTGCCGCTGCCCGGCGGCCAGTCCATGCTCGCCCCGCGCCTCGAGGCCCGCCTGCTGCAGGACCTCGCCCCGCACCGCCACGAGAAGGTGCTTGAGATCGGCACCGGCTCGGGCTTCATGGCCGCGCTGCTGGCGCACAAGGCGCAGCAGGTCGTCAGCCTCGAGACCCGCCCCGAGCTGGTCGCGATGGCACGCGAGAACCTGCGCCACGCCAAGATCATGAACGCCGAGGTGCGCCAGGCCGACGGCTCCGATGCCAAGGCCGTCGCCGGTCCGTGGGACGCCATCGTGCTGTCGGGCTCGGTGGCCGAAGTGCCCGCCGCGCTGCTGCAGCAACTCAAGGTCGGTGGCCGGCTGGTCGCCGTGGTCGGCCAGGCCCCGATGATGCGGGCCACCCGCGTCACCCGCACCGGCGAGCGCGATTTCCGCACCGAGGTGCTGTTCGACACCGTCGCGCCCCGGCTCGACGGTTTCGGCGAACCCTCGCGTTTCTCGTTCTGA
- a CDS encoding rhodanese-like domain-containing protein, whose product MQQVAVRDIAALLDTWRGQGLRPALLDVREAWEVATASLSLPGVETRCIPMQQVPARHAGELDAAQPLLVLCHHGMRSLQVAMYLDGQRYPHVYNIAGGIDAWSRVVDPTVPTY is encoded by the coding sequence ATGCAACAAGTCGCCGTCCGGGACATCGCCGCCCTGCTCGACACCTGGCGCGGCCAGGGCCTCAGGCCCGCGCTGCTGGACGTGCGCGAAGCCTGGGAAGTGGCCACCGCCAGCCTGAGCCTGCCGGGCGTCGAGACCCGCTGCATCCCGATGCAGCAGGTGCCGGCCCGCCATGCCGGCGAGCTCGATGCCGCGCAGCCGCTGCTGGTGCTGTGCCACCACGGCATGCGCAGTCTGCAGGTGGCGATGTACCTGGATGGGCAAAGATACCCCCATGTGTATAACATCGCGGGTGGCATCGACGCCTGGTCGCGCGTTGTCGATCCGACGGTGCCGACCTACTGA
- a CDS encoding TolC family outer membrane protein translates to MKLSTARKPLLVSVLAALAALAVPAHAQSLRELYDAARSYDAGYLAAQAQAQATQFRAAQSESLLRPNVGLSAGAAQSVSDTPLAGTRNLTAATVGVSAVQPLINRANSAAVDQARKSLEVVEADLASAEQDLMVRVAQAYFDVLGAVDTLATAQANKTAISEQLASAKRNFEVGTATITDTREAQARFDLASAQEIAADNDLRTKRIALDQLIGKTGIEPTPLAQPVVLPNLASDDVEGWVAKTADAPLVRKARVGYEIAKLETRRADAGHSPTLDLEGSMGSAHNSGSAAVSSGGKGVSSNARIGLTLRMPLYSGGAIDNRVKETVALEEKSRNDLDTARRAVAQATRQVYFGVQSGQAQVLAFEAAESSSKLALEATQTGYRVGVRVNLDVLNAQTQLYSTQRDLAKARYDVLVNGLRLRQAAGVLSVGDLDTINGLLGR, encoded by the coding sequence ATGAAGCTCTCGACCGCGCGCAAGCCCCTGCTGGTGTCCGTGCTGGCGGCCTTGGCCGCCCTGGCCGTGCCCGCACATGCGCAAAGCCTGCGCGAGCTCTACGACGCTGCCCGCAGCTACGACGCCGGCTACCTGGCCGCGCAGGCGCAGGCCCAGGCGACGCAGTTCCGCGCCGCGCAGTCCGAGTCGCTGCTGCGCCCCAACGTCGGCCTGAGCGCCGGCGCGGCGCAGTCGGTCAGCGACACGCCGCTGGCCGGCACCCGCAACCTGACCGCCGCGACGGTGGGCGTGAGCGCCGTCCAGCCGCTCATCAACCGCGCCAATTCGGCAGCGGTCGACCAGGCCCGCAAGTCGCTCGAAGTGGTCGAGGCCGACCTCGCCAGCGCCGAGCAGGACCTGATGGTGCGGGTGGCGCAGGCCTATTTCGACGTGCTCGGCGCGGTCGACACGCTCGCCACCGCGCAGGCCAACAAGACCGCGATCAGCGAGCAGCTGGCGTCGGCCAAGCGCAATTTCGAGGTCGGCACCGCCACCATCACCGACACGCGCGAGGCGCAGGCGCGCTTCGACCTCGCCAGCGCACAGGAGATCGCCGCCGACAACGACCTGCGCACCAAGCGCATCGCGCTCGACCAGCTGATCGGCAAGACCGGCATCGAGCCCACGCCACTGGCCCAGCCGGTGGTACTGCCCAACCTGGCCAGCGACGACGTCGAAGGCTGGGTCGCCAAGACCGCCGACGCGCCGCTGGTGCGCAAGGCCCGGGTCGGCTACGAGATCGCCAAGCTCGAAACCCGCCGCGCCGACGCCGGCCACAGCCCGACGCTCGACCTCGAAGGCTCGATGGGCAGCGCCCACAACTCGGGCTCGGCGGCGGTGTCGTCGGGCGGCAAGGGCGTGTCCAGCAACGCCCGGATCGGCCTGACGCTGCGCATGCCGCTCTACAGCGGCGGCGCGATCGACAACCGCGTCAAGGAAACCGTGGCGCTCGAAGAAAAATCGCGCAACGACCTCGACACCGCCCGCCGCGCGGTGGCGCAGGCCACGCGGCAGGTCTACTTCGGCGTGCAGTCGGGCCAGGCGCAGGTGCTGGCGTTCGAGGCGGCCGAATCGTCATCGAAGCTCGCGCTCGAAGCGACCCAGACCGGCTACCGCGTCGGCGTGCGTGTCAACCTCGACGTGCTCAATGCCCAGACCCAGCTCTACTCGACCCAGCGCGACCTCGCCAAGGCGCGCTACGACGTGCTGGTCAACGGCCTGCGGCTGCGCCAGGCCGCGGGCGTGCTGTCGGTCGGTGACCTCGACACCATCAACGGCCTGCTCGGCCGCTGA
- a CDS encoding WD40/YVTN/BNR-like repeat-containing protein: MTPTLWIATRKGLFNARQVDGDWRLATEAAFLGEPVSILLPDPRDGALYAALRLGHFGCKLHRSRDGGVTWEEIATPAYPPKPEGHADATAWKLDTVWSLEAGGADQPGRLWAGTIPGGLFRSDDSGASWQLVESLWNVPERLQWFGGGYDFPGIHSICVDPRDSRCVLVAVSCGGVWLTQDDGASWQLLGEGLSADYLPPERIGDAAVQDPHRVQRCAGQPDQLWMQHHSGVFRSGDGGRSWRAVTDIAPSAFGFAVAVHPQDAERVWLVPAQADAQRVPVNATLVVNRSTDGGAHWHAVWDGLPSPAWDLIYRHGLAIDDSGQLLAMGSTTGGLWLSGDAGNRWQTLSSQLPPIYAVRWAA, encoded by the coding sequence ATGACGCCCACGCTCTGGATCGCCACCCGCAAGGGCCTGTTCAACGCCCGCCAGGTCGACGGCGACTGGCGGCTCGCCACCGAGGCCGCCTTCCTCGGCGAGCCGGTCTCGATCCTGCTGCCCGACCCGCGTGACGGCGCGCTCTACGCGGCGCTGCGCCTGGGCCATTTCGGCTGCAAGCTGCACCGCTCGCGCGACGGCGGCGTGACCTGGGAGGAGATCGCCACGCCGGCCTATCCGCCCAAACCCGAAGGCCATGCCGACGCCACCGCGTGGAAGCTCGACACGGTCTGGTCGCTCGAAGCCGGCGGTGCCGACCAGCCCGGCCGGCTCTGGGCCGGCACCATCCCCGGCGGGCTGTTTCGCAGTGACGACTCGGGCGCCTCGTGGCAGCTGGTCGAGTCGCTCTGGAACGTGCCCGAGCGCCTGCAGTGGTTCGGCGGCGGCTACGACTTCCCCGGCATCCACTCGATCTGCGTCGACCCGCGCGACAGCCGCTGTGTGCTGGTGGCGGTGTCGTGCGGCGGCGTCTGGCTGACGCAGGACGACGGCGCCAGCTGGCAGCTGCTGGGCGAAGGCCTGAGCGCCGACTACCTGCCGCCCGAGCGCATCGGCGACGCGGCGGTGCAGGACCCGCACCGCGTGCAGCGTTGCGCGGGCCAGCCCGATCAGCTGTGGATGCAGCATCACAGCGGCGTGTTCCGCTCCGGCGATGGCGGGCGCAGCTGGCGCGCCGTGACGGACATCGCGCCGTCGGCCTTCGGTTTTGCGGTGGCGGTGCACCCGCAGGATGCCGAGCGGGTCTGGCTGGTGCCGGCGCAAGCCGATGCGCAGCGCGTGCCGGTCAACGCCACCCTGGTCGTCAACCGCAGCACCGACGGTGGCGCGCACTGGCACGCGGTGTGGGACGGCCTGCCGTCACCGGCCTGGGACCTGATCTACCGCCACGGCCTGGCGATCGACGACAGCGGCCAGCTGCTCGCGATGGGTTCGACCACCGGCGGGCTCTGGCTGTCCGGCGATGCCGGCAACCGCTGGCAGACGCTGTCGAGCCAGCTGCCGCCGATCTACGCGGTGCGCTGGGCGGCCTGA
- a CDS encoding MoaD/ThiS family protein — protein MPRLTIAPNLRRHVDCPPLQLDGGTVGEVLRAAWQHSPRLQGYVLDEQGAVRQHVMVFVNGQRIHDRLGLSDAVAPADEVQIFQALTGG, from the coding sequence ATGCCCCGCCTGACCATCGCCCCCAACCTGCGCCGTCACGTCGATTGCCCGCCGCTGCAACTCGACGGCGGCACCGTCGGCGAGGTGCTGCGCGCGGCCTGGCAGCACAGCCCGCGGCTGCAGGGTTACGTGCTCGACGAACAGGGCGCGGTGCGCCAGCACGTGATGGTGTTCGTCAACGGCCAGCGCATCCACGACCGGCTCGGCCTGAGCGATGCCGTGGCACCGGCCGACGAGGTGCAGATCTTTCAGGCCTTGACCGGCGGTTGA
- a CDS encoding 3-deoxy-D-manno-octulosonic acid transferase: MIALKRGLARLAYSTLLRGLTPLLLARLFWRARREPPYGQAIGERLGFGAPTKPGALWLHAVSLGETRAAEPLIQALRAARPGLRLLLTHGTATGRETGAALLRAGDAQRWLPFDTPGAVRRFLRRHRPAIGVLMETEVWPNLQAEALAAGVPMVLANARLSDKSLRKSLRLDALMRPAVEALSTALAQTEDDARRLREAGARDVQVCGNIKFDLRPDPALLTRGRHWRVAAAGRPIVLAASWREGEDEPLLQAWAAMLAQSDPSARRPVLALVPRHPQRFDEVAALVQAAGLTLSRRSSWGEGDAAVPDAAAQADVWLGDSMREMPAYYALADVALLGGSFAPLGGQNLIEAAACGCPVVMGPHTFNFADAAQLAEAQSAARRVPAIGNGVALAVAQAGDVSAHAQASAAALAYAAAHQGASERMAAILLKQARWPG; encoded by the coding sequence GTGATCGCACTCAAGCGCGGTCTGGCGCGGCTGGCCTACAGCACGCTGCTGCGCGGGCTCACGCCGCTGCTGCTGGCGCGGCTGTTCTGGCGCGCGCGGCGTGAGCCGCCGTATGGCCAGGCGATCGGCGAGCGGCTCGGTTTCGGCGCGCCCACCAAACCGGGCGCGCTATGGCTGCACGCGGTCTCGCTCGGTGAAACCCGCGCCGCCGAGCCGCTGATCCAGGCCTTGCGCGCGGCCCGGCCTGGGCTGCGGCTGCTGCTCACGCACGGCACCGCCACCGGCCGCGAGACCGGCGCGGCGCTGCTGCGCGCCGGTGACGCGCAACGCTGGCTGCCGTTCGACACCCCCGGCGCGGTGCGGCGTTTCCTGCGCCGCCATCGGCCGGCCATCGGCGTGCTGATGGAGACCGAGGTCTGGCCGAACCTGCAGGCCGAGGCGCTGGCCGCCGGTGTGCCGATGGTGCTGGCCAACGCACGGCTGTCGGACAAGAGCCTGCGCAAGTCGCTGCGGCTCGACGCGTTGATGCGGCCGGCGGTCGAGGCGCTGTCCACGGCGCTGGCGCAGACCGAGGACGACGCCCGGCGCCTGCGCGAAGCCGGCGCCCGCGACGTGCAGGTGTGCGGCAACATCAAGTTCGACCTGCGCCCCGACCCGGCCTTGCTGACGCGCGGCCGGCACTGGCGTGTTGCTGCAGCCGGCCGGCCGATCGTGCTGGCGGCGAGCTGGCGCGAAGGCGAGGACGAGCCCCTGCTGCAGGCCTGGGCCGCGATGCTGGCGCAATCCGACCCGTCAGCCCGCCGCCCCGTGCTGGCGCTGGTGCCGCGCCATCCGCAGCGTTTCGACGAGGTGGCGGCGCTGGTGCAGGCCGCGGGGCTGACGCTGTCTCGACGCAGCAGCTGGGGCGAGGGCGACGCCGCGGTGCCCGATGCGGCGGCGCAGGCCGACGTCTGGCTGGGCGACTCGATGCGCGAGATGCCGGCCTATTACGCGCTGGCCGACGTGGCGCTGCTGGGCGGCAGTTTCGCGCCGCTGGGCGGCCAGAACCTGATCGAGGCGGCCGCCTGCGGCTGCCCGGTGGTGATGGGGCCGCACACCTTCAACTTTGCCGACGCGGCCCAGCTGGCCGAGGCCCAATCGGCCGCGCGTCGGGTGCCGGCGATCGGCAACGGCGTGGCGTTGGCGGTCGCGCAGGCCGGTGACGTGTCGGCCCACGCGCAGGCCTCGGCCGCGGCCCTGGCCTACGCCGCGGCGCACCAGGGCGCGTCCGAACGCATGGCGGCGATCCTGCTGAAACAGGCGCGCTGGCCGGGCTGA